The Corvus hawaiiensis isolate bCorHaw1 chromosome 7, bCorHaw1.pri.cur, whole genome shotgun sequence genome contains a region encoding:
- the MARCHF7 gene encoding E3 ubiquitin-protein ligase MARCHF7 isoform X3 produces MESKPSRIPRRISVQASSSPLGSRSGNSLSGAYSTRESSWRLESGYQESSVLNSSSRDWRIGERDTRETPWKLTASSPTRYSGTLDHPHSGTFLGSRSRLSTSSSSHFTSGRYGESERTQGAYSRLHSQQQDSDSKRPKLSCTSTSSVRSNGLTAFSDSSWRCSRIPRSSSVMLGSLGTDLVRERTQLERTDLSVNNLVDPSYRNSDFSPSTYLRDRPASSYAEGARPKENSLSTLRLNAPMNHQLPSDHQPSFFSRDSNMSSSRSSYSSRQRRNELESPQRSVQPAFSLTAIRDETPSSSGSDRVLSSQRSLNESAADSEGRRTTRQLLSRLASSMSSTFFSRRSSQDPLHTRSLGSEESTVVPRVQATTLSSSNGAATPEVTGLQSSEASQGFSFLGRRWGLSGVSQNRSSDSDGESYRPDTESRSTGSWLSSSLRNRCTPLFSRRRREGRDESARISTSDTTARSQHVFRRRESATASPPDSARSGRSSGILPGSLFRFAVPPTLGSSLSDNLMITVDIIPSGWNQSDGQESGKSKIPPSRDPERLQKIKESLLLEDSEDEEGDLCRICQMSSASSDNLLIEPCKCTGSLQYVHQECMKKWLKSKINSGSSLEAVTTCELCKEKLHLNLEGFDVHELYRAHANEQADYEFISSGLYLVVLLHLCEQRFSDMLGTANEASTRVRIFVKASDYTVLFQQLLKMILKTDAGRTFILQETNRIAAEMLNWQEHQHAFVLFLSLVKSALNITVVFEALLNSKSTAARWSSVRT; encoded by the exons ATGGAGTCAAAACCCTCAAGAATTCCTCGCAGGATAAGTGTTCAAGCTTCCAGCTCTCCTCTAGGATCTAGGAGTGGAAACAGTTTATCTGGTGCATATAGCACAAGAGAATCTTCATGGAGATTAGAATCTGGATACCAg GAATCCAGTGTATTGAATAGTTCCAGTAGAGACTGGAGAATTGGAGAAAGAGACACCCGTGAAACTCCTTGGAAGCTTACAGCATCGTCTCCAACTCGCTACTCAGGGACACTTGATCATCCACATTCTGGAACATTTTTGGGAAGCAGAAGCAGATTG TCTACATCTTCTTCCTCTCATTTTACATCTGGGCGTTACGGTGAGTCTGAGAGAACTCAGGGAGCATATTCAAGACTGCATAGCCAGCAGCAAGATAGCGATTCAAAGAGACCTAAGCTATCTTGTACatctacctcttctgtgagaagtAATGGCTTGACTGCCTTTTCAG ATTCCTCATGGAGATGCAGTAGGATTCCTAGATCTTCATCAGTAATGCTTGGCTCCCTTGGAACTGATCTGGTGAGAGAGCGAACACAGTTAGAAAGAACAGATCTATCTGTTAATAACCTGGTGGATCCCAGCTACAGAAACAGTGACTTTTCACCTTCAACAT ATCTTCGAGACAGGCCTGCCTCTTCATATGCAGAGGGAGCAAGACCAAAAGAGAACTCGTTAAGCACTTTGAGGCTGAATGCACCCATGAACCACCAGTTGCCTTCTGATCATCAGCCATCTTTTTTCAGCAGAGACTCTAACATGAGCTCTTCAAGATCCAGCTATTCTTCAAGACAAAGGAGAAATGAATTGGAATCTCCCCAGAGGAGTGTACAGCCAGCATTTTCTCTTACTGCCATTAGAGATGAAACCCCTTCCTCCAGTGGTTCCGACAGGGTTTTATCTTCTCAGAGATCATTGAATGAGTCTGCAGCTGATAGTGAAGGGAGGCGCACGACCAGACAGCTGCTGTCTCGTTTAGCATCTAGTATGTCATCTACATTTTTCTCTCGAAGGTCTAGCCAAGACCCATTGCATACGAGATCATTAGGCTCTGAAGAGTCAACGGTGGTCCCAAGAGTTCAAGCTACTACTCTGTCAAGTAGTAATGGAGCTGCAACTCCGGAAGTTACAGGGCTTCAGTCATCCGAAGCTTCTCAGGGGTTTAGCTTTCTTGGACGAAGATGGGGTTTATCAGGAGTTTCACAGAATCGCAGCTCTGATTCTGATGGGGAAAGTTACAGACCAGACACTGAAAGTAGGAGCACAGGATCCTGGCTGTCATCCTCTTTGAGGAACAGATGTACACCTCTCTTttccagaagaagaagagaaggaagagatgaaTCCGCAAGGATCTCTACCTCTGATACAACTGCTAGATCACAGCATGTCTTTAGAAGGAGAGAGTCAG CTACTGCCTCCCCACCAGATTCAGCCCGCAGTGGAAGAAGTTCGGGAATTCTGCCTGGTTCTCTCTTTCGCTTTGCAGTGCCTCCAACATTAGGAAGCAGTCTGTCTGACAATCTTATGATAACTGTAGATATTATTCCCTCTGGCTGGAATCAGTCTGATGGACAAGAAAGTGGCAAGTCTAAAATACCACCTTCAAGAGATCCAGAAAGGCtccagaaaattaaagaaag CCTGCTTTTAGAAGATTCTGAAGATGAAGAGGGTGACTTATGTAGAATCTGTCAGATGTCCTCTGCAAGTTCTGACAACCTTTTAATAGAGCCATGCAAATGCACTGGAAGTCTGCAGTATGTTCACCAGGAGTGCATGAAAAAATGGCTGAAGTCGAAGATAAATTCAG GTTCTTCTTTGGAAGCAGTGACAACTTGTGAATTGTGCAAGGAGAAGTTGCATCTTAATCTGGAAGGCTTTGACGTTCATGAACTCTATAGGGCACATGCAAATGAACAA GCAGACTATGAATTTATCAGCTCTGGTCTCTACCTTGTAGTGTTGTTACACTTATGCGAGCAGCGCTTTTCTGATATGTTAGGAACTGCAAATGAGGCCAGCACACGTGTCAGA atttttgtcAAGGCTTCTGATTACACTGTGTTGTTCCAACAGCTTCTGAAGATGATTCTGAAGACTGATGCTGGTAGAACTTTCATACTGcaagaaacaaacagaattgctgcagaaatgctgaACTGGCAAGAACATCAACATGCatttgttttattcctctccTTAGTAAAAAGCGCATTGAATATTACTGTAGTTTTTGAAGCATTGTTGAATTCAAAATCAACTGCTGCACGGTGGAGCTCAGTGAGAACTTGA
- the MARCHF7 gene encoding E3 ubiquitin-protein ligase MARCHF7 isoform X6 yields MESKPSRIPRRISVQASSSPLGSRSGNSLSGAYSTRESSWRLESGYQESSVLNSSSRDWRIGERDTRETPWKLTASSPTRYSGTLDHPHSGTFLGSRSRLSTSSSSHFTSGRYGESERTQGAYSRLHSQQQDSDSKRPKLSCTSTSSVRSNGLTAFSDSSWRCSRIPRSSSVMLGSLGTDLVRERTQLERTDLSVNNLVDPSYRNSDFSPSTYLRDRPASSYAEGARPKENSLSTLRLNAPMNHQLPSDHQPSFFSRDSNMSSSRSSYSSRQRRNELESPQRSVQPAFSLTAIRDETPSSSGSDRVLSSQRSLNESAADSEGRRTTRQLLSRLASSMSSTFFSRRSSQDPLHTRSLGSEESTVVPRVQATTLSSSNGAATPEVTGLQSSEASQGFSFLGRRWGLSGVSQNRSSDSDGESYRPDTESRSTGSWLSSSLRNRCTPLFSRRRREGRDESARISTSDTTARSQHVFRRRESGEETSLEASDSPPRASVSGPPTPAVSVISTATASPPDSARSGRSSGILPGSLFRFAVPPTLGSSLSDNLMITVDIIPSGWNQSDGQESGKSKIPPSRDPERLQKIKESLLLEDSEDEEGDLCRICQMSSASSDNLLIEPCKCTGSLQYVHQECMKKWLKSKINSGSSLEAVTTCELCKEKLHLNLEGFDVHELYRAHANEQADYEFISSGLYLVVLLHLCEQRFSDMLGTANEASTRVRFINLARTLQAHMEDIETSEDDSED; encoded by the exons ATGGAGTCAAAACCCTCAAGAATTCCTCGCAGGATAAGTGTTCAAGCTTCCAGCTCTCCTCTAGGATCTAGGAGTGGAAACAGTTTATCTGGTGCATATAGCACAAGAGAATCTTCATGGAGATTAGAATCTGGATACCAg GAATCCAGTGTATTGAATAGTTCCAGTAGAGACTGGAGAATTGGAGAAAGAGACACCCGTGAAACTCCTTGGAAGCTTACAGCATCGTCTCCAACTCGCTACTCAGGGACACTTGATCATCCACATTCTGGAACATTTTTGGGAAGCAGAAGCAGATTG TCTACATCTTCTTCCTCTCATTTTACATCTGGGCGTTACGGTGAGTCTGAGAGAACTCAGGGAGCATATTCAAGACTGCATAGCCAGCAGCAAGATAGCGATTCAAAGAGACCTAAGCTATCTTGTACatctacctcttctgtgagaagtAATGGCTTGACTGCCTTTTCAG ATTCCTCATGGAGATGCAGTAGGATTCCTAGATCTTCATCAGTAATGCTTGGCTCCCTTGGAACTGATCTGGTGAGAGAGCGAACACAGTTAGAAAGAACAGATCTATCTGTTAATAACCTGGTGGATCCCAGCTACAGAAACAGTGACTTTTCACCTTCAACAT ATCTTCGAGACAGGCCTGCCTCTTCATATGCAGAGGGAGCAAGACCAAAAGAGAACTCGTTAAGCACTTTGAGGCTGAATGCACCCATGAACCACCAGTTGCCTTCTGATCATCAGCCATCTTTTTTCAGCAGAGACTCTAACATGAGCTCTTCAAGATCCAGCTATTCTTCAAGACAAAGGAGAAATGAATTGGAATCTCCCCAGAGGAGTGTACAGCCAGCATTTTCTCTTACTGCCATTAGAGATGAAACCCCTTCCTCCAGTGGTTCCGACAGGGTTTTATCTTCTCAGAGATCATTGAATGAGTCTGCAGCTGATAGTGAAGGGAGGCGCACGACCAGACAGCTGCTGTCTCGTTTAGCATCTAGTATGTCATCTACATTTTTCTCTCGAAGGTCTAGCCAAGACCCATTGCATACGAGATCATTAGGCTCTGAAGAGTCAACGGTGGTCCCAAGAGTTCAAGCTACTACTCTGTCAAGTAGTAATGGAGCTGCAACTCCGGAAGTTACAGGGCTTCAGTCATCCGAAGCTTCTCAGGGGTTTAGCTTTCTTGGACGAAGATGGGGTTTATCAGGAGTTTCACAGAATCGCAGCTCTGATTCTGATGGGGAAAGTTACAGACCAGACACTGAAAGTAGGAGCACAGGATCCTGGCTGTCATCCTCTTTGAGGAACAGATGTACACCTCTCTTttccagaagaagaagagaaggaagagatgaaTCCGCAAGGATCTCTACCTCTGATACAACTGCTAGATCACAGCATGTCTTTAGAAGGAGAGAGTCAGGTGAGGAGACTTCTCTCGAAGCATCAGATAGCCCTCCTCGGGCTTCTGTCAGTGGACCACCCACACCTGCAGTATCTGTTATTTCTACAGCTACTGCCTCCCCACCAGATTCAGCCCGCAGTGGAAGAAGTTCGGGAATTCTGCCTGGTTCTCTCTTTCGCTTTGCAGTGCCTCCAACATTAGGAAGCAGTCTGTCTGACAATCTTATGATAACTGTAGATATTATTCCCTCTGGCTGGAATCAGTCTGATGGACAAGAAAGTGGCAAGTCTAAAATACCACCTTCAAGAGATCCAGAAAGGCtccagaaaattaaagaaag CCTGCTTTTAGAAGATTCTGAAGATGAAGAGGGTGACTTATGTAGAATCTGTCAGATGTCCTCTGCAAGTTCTGACAACCTTTTAATAGAGCCATGCAAATGCACTGGAAGTCTGCAGTATGTTCACCAGGAGTGCATGAAAAAATGGCTGAAGTCGAAGATAAATTCAG GTTCTTCTTTGGAAGCAGTGACAACTTGTGAATTGTGCAAGGAGAAGTTGCATCTTAATCTGGAAGGCTTTGACGTTCATGAACTCTATAGGGCACATGCAAATGAACAA GCAGACTATGAATTTATCAGCTCTGGTCTCTACCTTGTAGTGTTGTTACACTTATGCGAGCAGCGCTTTTCTGATATGTTAGGAACTGCAAATGAGGCCAGCACACGTGTCAGA TTTATTAACCTTGCAAGAACTCTTCAGGCACATATGGAAGATATTGAAA CTTCTGAAGATGATTCTGAAGACTGA
- the MARCHF7 gene encoding E3 ubiquitin-protein ligase MARCHF7 isoform X7, with amino-acid sequence MESKPSRIPRRISVQASSSPLGSRSGNSLSGAYSTRESSWRLESGYQESSVLNSSSRDWRIGERDTRETPWKLTASSPTRYSGTLDHPHSGTFLGSRSRLSTSSSSHFTSGRYGESERTQGAYSRLHSQQQDSDSKRPKLSCTSTSSVRSNGLTAFSDSSWRCSRIPRSSSVMLGSLGTDLVRERTQLERTDLSVNNLVDPSYRNSDFSPSTYLRDRPASSYAEGARPKENSLSTLRLNAPMNHQLPSDHQPSFFSRDSNMSSSRSSYSSRQRRNELESPQRSVQPAFSLTAIRDETPSSSGSDRVLSSQRSLNESAADSEGRRTTRQLLSRLASSMSSTFFSRRSSQDPLHTRSLGSEESTVVPRVQATTLSSSNGAATPEVTGLQSSEASQGFSFLGRRWGLSGVSQNRSSDSDGESYRPDTESRSTGSWLSSSLRNRCTPLFSRRRREGRDESARISTSDTTARSQHVFRRRESGEETSLEASDSPPRASVSGPPTPAVSVISTATASPPDSARSGRSSGILPGSLFRFAVPPTLGSSLSDNLMITVDIIPSGWNQSDGQESGKSKIPPSRDPERLQKIKESLLLEDSEDEEGDLCRICQMSSASSDNLLIEPCKCTGSLQYVHQECMKKWLKSKINSGSSLEAVTTCELCKEKLHLNLEGFDVHELYRAHANEQADYEFISSGLYLVVLLHLCEQRFSDMLGTANEASTRVRFINLARTLQAHMEDIENFCQGF; translated from the exons ATGGAGTCAAAACCCTCAAGAATTCCTCGCAGGATAAGTGTTCAAGCTTCCAGCTCTCCTCTAGGATCTAGGAGTGGAAACAGTTTATCTGGTGCATATAGCACAAGAGAATCTTCATGGAGATTAGAATCTGGATACCAg GAATCCAGTGTATTGAATAGTTCCAGTAGAGACTGGAGAATTGGAGAAAGAGACACCCGTGAAACTCCTTGGAAGCTTACAGCATCGTCTCCAACTCGCTACTCAGGGACACTTGATCATCCACATTCTGGAACATTTTTGGGAAGCAGAAGCAGATTG TCTACATCTTCTTCCTCTCATTTTACATCTGGGCGTTACGGTGAGTCTGAGAGAACTCAGGGAGCATATTCAAGACTGCATAGCCAGCAGCAAGATAGCGATTCAAAGAGACCTAAGCTATCTTGTACatctacctcttctgtgagaagtAATGGCTTGACTGCCTTTTCAG ATTCCTCATGGAGATGCAGTAGGATTCCTAGATCTTCATCAGTAATGCTTGGCTCCCTTGGAACTGATCTGGTGAGAGAGCGAACACAGTTAGAAAGAACAGATCTATCTGTTAATAACCTGGTGGATCCCAGCTACAGAAACAGTGACTTTTCACCTTCAACAT ATCTTCGAGACAGGCCTGCCTCTTCATATGCAGAGGGAGCAAGACCAAAAGAGAACTCGTTAAGCACTTTGAGGCTGAATGCACCCATGAACCACCAGTTGCCTTCTGATCATCAGCCATCTTTTTTCAGCAGAGACTCTAACATGAGCTCTTCAAGATCCAGCTATTCTTCAAGACAAAGGAGAAATGAATTGGAATCTCCCCAGAGGAGTGTACAGCCAGCATTTTCTCTTACTGCCATTAGAGATGAAACCCCTTCCTCCAGTGGTTCCGACAGGGTTTTATCTTCTCAGAGATCATTGAATGAGTCTGCAGCTGATAGTGAAGGGAGGCGCACGACCAGACAGCTGCTGTCTCGTTTAGCATCTAGTATGTCATCTACATTTTTCTCTCGAAGGTCTAGCCAAGACCCATTGCATACGAGATCATTAGGCTCTGAAGAGTCAACGGTGGTCCCAAGAGTTCAAGCTACTACTCTGTCAAGTAGTAATGGAGCTGCAACTCCGGAAGTTACAGGGCTTCAGTCATCCGAAGCTTCTCAGGGGTTTAGCTTTCTTGGACGAAGATGGGGTTTATCAGGAGTTTCACAGAATCGCAGCTCTGATTCTGATGGGGAAAGTTACAGACCAGACACTGAAAGTAGGAGCACAGGATCCTGGCTGTCATCCTCTTTGAGGAACAGATGTACACCTCTCTTttccagaagaagaagagaaggaagagatgaaTCCGCAAGGATCTCTACCTCTGATACAACTGCTAGATCACAGCATGTCTTTAGAAGGAGAGAGTCAGGTGAGGAGACTTCTCTCGAAGCATCAGATAGCCCTCCTCGGGCTTCTGTCAGTGGACCACCCACACCTGCAGTATCTGTTATTTCTACAGCTACTGCCTCCCCACCAGATTCAGCCCGCAGTGGAAGAAGTTCGGGAATTCTGCCTGGTTCTCTCTTTCGCTTTGCAGTGCCTCCAACATTAGGAAGCAGTCTGTCTGACAATCTTATGATAACTGTAGATATTATTCCCTCTGGCTGGAATCAGTCTGATGGACAAGAAAGTGGCAAGTCTAAAATACCACCTTCAAGAGATCCAGAAAGGCtccagaaaattaaagaaag CCTGCTTTTAGAAGATTCTGAAGATGAAGAGGGTGACTTATGTAGAATCTGTCAGATGTCCTCTGCAAGTTCTGACAACCTTTTAATAGAGCCATGCAAATGCACTGGAAGTCTGCAGTATGTTCACCAGGAGTGCATGAAAAAATGGCTGAAGTCGAAGATAAATTCAG GTTCTTCTTTGGAAGCAGTGACAACTTGTGAATTGTGCAAGGAGAAGTTGCATCTTAATCTGGAAGGCTTTGACGTTCATGAACTCTATAGGGCACATGCAAATGAACAA GCAGACTATGAATTTATCAGCTCTGGTCTCTACCTTGTAGTGTTGTTACACTTATGCGAGCAGCGCTTTTCTGATATGTTAGGAACTGCAAATGAGGCCAGCACACGTGTCAGA TTTATTAACCTTGCAAGAACTCTTCAGGCACATATGGAAGATATTGAAA atttttgtcAAGGCTTCTGA